One window from the genome of Poecilia reticulata strain Guanapo linkage group LG9, Guppy_female_1.0+MT, whole genome shotgun sequence encodes:
- the avp gene encoding vasopressin-neurophysin 2-copeptin, with protein MHHSLLCVLGLLALSSACYIQNCPRGGKRALPEGGVRQCMPCGPGDRGRCFGPSICCGEGLGCLLGSAAAAHCEEENYLLTPCQPGGRPCGPEGGHCASSGLCCNSEGCMLDSDCLGETDAADPAQSSARSSPTDLLLRLLHVASRGQNDY; from the exons ATGCATCACTCCCTGCTGTGCGTCCTGGGACTCCTCGCCCTCTCCTCCGCCTGCTACATCCAGAACTGCCCCCGGGGAGGGAAGCGGGCGCTGCCGGAGGGGGGCGTCAGACAG TGCATGCCTTGCGGCCCTGGAGACAGGGGCCGCTGCTTTGGCCCCAGCATCTGCTGTGGAGAGGGCCTGGGCTGCCTACTGGGCTCCGCAGCTGCAGCTCACTGTGAGGAGGAGAACTACCTGCTGACCCCCTGCCAGCCTGGAGGGAGACCCTGTGGACCTGAGGGAGGGCACTGCGCCTCCTCGGGACTCTGCTGTAACTCTG AGGGCTGCATGTTGGACTCTGACTGCCTCGGGGAGACAGACGCCGCAGATCCGGCCCAAAGCTCTGCAAGGAGCTCCCCTACAGACCTGCTGCTTCGTCTCCTTCACGTGGCCAGCAGAGGACAGAACGACTACTGA
- the ubox5 gene encoding RING finger protein 37, protein MVVNLCQPHFSTTAHCNKLCADGYDVTNIVSADPSLRKQGFKLEYFLRPPLHVTLKFGFPVELCRVDVELWPWGMDRGQACKRLEISTSSDTSALSSPGQSNRQEQSENQAKDQIIKNRQKHQPVSSRSRQTNGNQWSIQAKQWEEEAQDGLPQTDVQSQSSSQSEFKQVARCELTEETQVSFSHSNFRPRAPFLSAPPPPPASSRQVKLWSRGLHSLSAVTQLRVTVPCGGAASSLGLKALAVWGQPARCCPAEEVERIQRTQEANERRVERPVFFSPPVSQTTHAPQNSLRFSIPEEFLDPLTQEVMALPMLLPSGMSVDASTLEEYQKREAAWGRPPNDPFTGVPFTATCQALPNPQLKSRIDHFLLQKGMVRRDGTLGGQDQGQNPQASRLVTSSVQGRSQTSPSFTKTSINNNSTHSTDENTDTSQASAHMAVDNESGPSSNNRTDVSNIKPLSTDSKSEMNRRKKRDLSEISVEAATPGKQRPSESKKIRNNSGLELSSSSHEQLLSASLDEALLSALQGRPSFTSNLLHQAESTSQSTVCQSSDFASSSTDGKVCSDCSRSVSVYSTSSSSIYRLGCGHLLCRACVQKDSKSPNSTNKSGCIFCPTCLSRTPRNNILRVHY, encoded by the exons ATGGTTGTGAACCTGTGTCAGCCACACTTTTCAACAACGGCTCATTGCAACAAG CTCTGTGCAGATGGCTATGATGTTACAAACATTGTGTCAGCAGACCCTTCACTACGGAAACAAGGCTTCAAGTTGGAATACTTCTTACGTCCACCCTTGCAT GTGACATTGAAGTTTGGCTTCCCGGTGGAGCTCTGCCGGGTGGATGTGGAGCTGTGGCCCTGGGGAATGGACCGGGGCCAAGCCTGCAAAAGACTGGAGATCAGCACAAGTTCAGATACCAGTGCCCTGTCAAGTCCTGGACAGAGTAATCGGCAGGAGCAGAGTGAAAACCAGGCAAAGGACCAGATCATAAAGAACAGGCAGAAGCATCAACCTGTTTCTAGTCGGTCTCGGCAGACTAATGGCAATCAGTGGAGTATTCAGGCCAAACAGTGGGAGGAAGAAGCTCAAGACGGGCTTCCACAGACAGACGTCCAATCTCAGTCGAGCTCTCAATCAGAGTTCAAGCAGGTCGCTCGTTGCGAACTCACAGAAGAAACCCAAgtttcattcagtcattcaaaCTTTCGTCCCCGAGCTCCgttcctctctgctcctcctccgcCGCCGGCAAGCAGTCGGCAGGTGAAGCTGTGGAGCCGGGGGCTGCACTCGCTGAGCGCCGTGACGCAGCTTCGTGTCACCGTACCATGCGGCGGTGCTGCGTCTTCTCTGGGGCTGAAGGCCTTGGCTGTGTGGGGGCAACCCGCTCGCTGCTGCCCCGCTGAGGAAGTGGAGAGGATTCAAAGAACCCAGGAGGCAAATGAAAGGCGGGTGGAGcgccctgtttttttttctcctcctgtcaGCCAAACAACACACGCCCCCCAGAACAGCCTGAG GTTTTCCATCCCAGAGGAGTTCCTGGATCCTCTAACGCAGGAAGTAATGGCGCTCCCTATGCTGCTTCCCAGTGGAATGTCAGTGGACGCCTCCACTCTGGAGGAGTACCAGAAGAGGGAAGCCGCTTGGGGTCGACCGCCAAACGACCCCTTCACCGGCGTCCCCTTCACCGCCACCTGCCAAGCCCTTCCCAACCCCCAGCTCAAAAGCCGCattgaccacttcctgttgcagAAAGGGATGGTGAGGAGGGACGGGACCCTGGGAGGACAAGACCAGGGACAGAACCCACAAGCATCAAGACTCGTAACCTCCTCGGTTCAGGGTCGTTCTCAGACTTCTCCAAGTTTTACTAAGACCTCAATAAACAATAACTCTACCCATTCCACTGATGAAAACACAGATACAAGTCAAGCCTCTGCTCACATGGCAGTGGATAATGAATCAGGACCATCATCAAATAACAGGACTGATGTATCTAATATCAAGCCACTCTCCACAGATAGTAAATCAGAgatgaacagaagaaaaaaacgagATTTAAGTGAGATTTCAGTAGAAGCTGCAACACCTGGAAAACAACGGCcttctgaaagcaaaaaaataagaaataattcaGGTTTAG AGCTTAGCTCCAGTTCCCACGAGCAGCTGCTCTCAGCCAGTCTGGACGAGGCCCTGCTCTCTGCCCTGCAGGGACGACCCTCCTTTACTTCAAACTTGCTCCACCAAGCAGAAAGTACATCCCAGTCGACAGTGTGCCAAAGTTCAGACTTTGCGAGCTCATCCACAG ATGGGAAGGTGTGCTCTGACTGTTCTCGTTCAGTCTCAGTTTActcaacatcatcatcatcgatCTACCGGCTGGGATGCGGCCACTTGCTGTGTCGTGCCTGTGTGCAAAAAGACTCAAAATCACCAAACTCGACCAATAAATCCGGCTGTATTTTCTGTCCAACCTGCCTGAGTCGTACTCCACGCAATAACATTTTACGCGTACATTACTGA
- the slc35d2 gene encoding UDP-N-acetylglucosamine/UDP-glucose/GDP-mannose transporter: MSAEVCRETAEHPRLLKLSSALFYAGSSFLITVVNKTVLTSFRFPSYLFLGIGQMITTIVVLYLAKKSNTVKFPDFDRSVVLKIFPLPLLYVGNHVTGLASTKKLSLPMFTVLRKFTILMTMILEAYLLRKTFSRRVICSVVTIVFGAMVAASSDLAFDVEAYTFILLNDAFTAASGVYTKKKLGDQSLGKYGVLFYNSLIIVLPTLLASAFTGDLHKALSFENWSNVAFILCFLLSCFMGFVLMYSIILCSYYNSALTTTVVGAIKNVAVAYIGIFVGGDYMFSWINFLGLSICMSGGLVYSYLTFNSSQPPGGNAEGTEQQKILIPEDLSRKD; this comes from the exons atgtCTGCGGAGGTCTGCAGGGAAACAGCGGAACATCCCAGACTCCTGAAGCTGTCATCCGCCCTGTTTTACGCCGGTAGTTCGTTTCTGATCACCGTGGTGAACAAAACCGTGCTGACCAGCTTCAG ATTTCCCTCCTACCTGTTTCTAGGAATCGGACAG ATGATTACTACGATTGTCGTCCTTTATTTGGCCAAAAAAAGCAACACGGTGAAGTTCCCGGACTTTGACAGGAGCGTTGTCTTAAAA attttcccTCTACCGTTGTTGTATGTTGGAAACCATGTGACAGGACTGGCAAGCACCAAAAAGCTCAG TTTACCCATGTTTACAGTGCTACGGAAATTCACTATATTGATGACAATGATCTTGGAAGCTTATTTATTAAG aaaaactttttctagACGTGTAATTTGCAGTGTTGTGACGATAGTCTTTGGGGCCATGGTGGCTGCAAG TTCTGACCTGGCCTTTGACGTGGAGGCCTACACTTTCATTCTGCTGAACGATGCCTTCACTGCAGCCTCTGGTGTTTACACCAAGAAGAAACTTGGTGATCAG AGCCTTGGGAAGTACGGCGTCTTATTTTACAATTCGCTCATCATCGTCCTCCCCACTCTCTTGGCCAGTGCGTTCACTGGAGATTTACACAAG GCTCTCTCATTTGAAAACTGGAgcaatgttgcatttattttatgcttccTTTTGTCCTGCTTCATGGG atttgTATTGATGTACTCCATAATCCTCTGCAGCTATTATAACTCAGCACTTACAACTACAGTTGTAGGGGCCATAAAG AACGTGGCCGTAGCTTACATCGGCATCTTTGTGGGTGGAGACTACATGTTCTCATGGATCAACTTCCTCGGCCTCAGCATTTG CATGTCAGGAGGATTAGTCTACTCATACCTCACCTTCAACAGCAGCCAACCACCCGGAGGTAATGCAGAAGGAACTGAACAGCAGAAGATTCTCATTCCTGAGGATTTATCAAGGAAGGACTGA